A genomic segment from Klebsiella africana encodes:
- a CDS encoding nitrate reductase subunit alpha, with protein sequence MSKLLDRFRYFKQKGDTFANGHGQVYNNNRDWEDSYRQRWQFDKIVRSTHGVNCTGSCSWKIYVKNGLVTWETQQTDYPRTRPDLPNHEPRGCPRGASYSWYLYSANRLKYPLARKRLIELWREALTQHPDPVLAWDSIMQDPAKTRSYKAARGKGGFVRSSWKELNQLIAAANVWTIKNYGPDRVAGFSPIPAMSMVSYAAGTRYLSLIGGTCLSFYDWYCDLPPASPMTWGEQTDVPESADWYNSSYIIAWGSNVPQTRTPDAHFFTEVRYKGTKTIAITPDYSEVAKLCDQWLAPKQGTDSALAMAMGHVILKAFHLDNPSDYFLNYCRTYTDMPMLVILEPRDDGSYTPGRMLRASDLLDGLGESNNPEWKTVAYNADGELVAPNGSIGFRWGEKGKWNLEQRADGKNVELKLSLLDIRDSVVSVGFPYFGGNENPHFRSVAQSPVTFHPLPTKQLTLASGESGLVVSVYDLILANYGLDRGLDDVNAAKDFSEVKAYTPAWAEQITGVPRQHIEQIAREFADTAHKTHGRSMIILGAGVNHWYHMDMNYRGMINLLVFCGCVGQSGGGWSHYVGQEKLRPQTGWLPLAFALDWSRPPRQMNSTSYFYNHASQWRYEKLTAQELLSPLADASKFSGSLIDFNVRAERMGWLPSAPQLNVNPLTIKQQAEAAGLSPAEFTVQSLKSGDIRFAAEQPDSGNNHPRNLFIWRSNLLGSSGKGHEYMLKYLLGTDSGIQGDELGASDEVKPEEVEWQTAAIEGKLDLLVTLDFRMSSTCLFSDIVLPTATWYEKDDMNTSDMHPFIHPLSAAVDPAWEAKSDWEIYKDIAKSFSQVCVGHLGKETDVVLVPLQHDSPGELSQPFEVLDWRKGECDLIPGKTAPSIALVERDYPATWERFTSLGPLLDKLGNGGKGISWNTQSEVDFLGKLNYVKPDGPAKGRPRIDSAIDASEVILSLAPETNGQVAVKAWQALGEFTGRDHTHLALNKEDEKIRFRDIQAQPRKIISSPTWSGLESEHVSYNAGYTNVHELIPWRTLSGRQQLYQDHPWMRAFGESLVAYRPPIDTRSVSQMKAVPPNGFPEKALNFLTPHQKWGIHSTYSENLLMLTLSRGGPIVWLSETDAKELGIEDNDWIEAFNANGALTARAVVSQRVPPGMTMMYHAQERIMNIPGSEVTGRRGGIHNSVTRVCPKPTHMIGGYAQLAYGFNYYGTVGSNRDEFIMIRKMKNIAWLDDEGRDQVQEAKK encoded by the coding sequence ATGAGTAAACTTCTGGATCGCTTTCGCTACTTTAAGCAGAAAGGCGACACCTTTGCCAACGGCCACGGCCAGGTCTACAACAACAACCGTGACTGGGAAGATAGCTACCGTCAACGTTGGCAGTTCGATAAAATTGTCCGCTCCACGCACGGTGTGAACTGTACCGGCTCCTGCAGCTGGAAAATTTACGTCAAAAACGGCCTGGTTACATGGGAAACTCAGCAAACCGATTACCCGCGCACCCGGCCGGACCTGCCAAACCACGAACCGCGCGGTTGCCCGCGCGGCGCGAGCTACTCCTGGTATCTCTACAGCGCTAACCGCCTGAAGTACCCGTTGGCGCGTAAACGGCTGATTGAGCTGTGGCGCGAAGCCCTGACACAACATCCCGACCCGGTACTGGCCTGGGATAGCATCATGCAGGATCCGGCCAAAACCCGCAGCTATAAAGCGGCGCGCGGTAAAGGCGGGTTTGTTCGCTCCAGCTGGAAAGAGTTAAACCAACTGATCGCTGCGGCCAACGTCTGGACCATCAAAAACTATGGCCCGGACCGCGTCGCCGGCTTCTCGCCAATCCCGGCGATGTCGATGGTCTCCTACGCCGCGGGTACCCGCTATTTATCGTTGATCGGCGGCACCTGCCTGAGCTTTTATGACTGGTACTGCGATTTACCCCCTGCCTCGCCGATGACCTGGGGCGAACAGACCGACGTGCCGGAATCCGCCGACTGGTACAACTCCAGCTACATTATTGCCTGGGGCTCCAACGTCCCGCAGACCCGAACCCCTGACGCCCACTTCTTTACCGAAGTACGCTATAAGGGCACCAAAACCATCGCCATCACGCCGGACTATTCGGAAGTCGCCAAGCTTTGCGACCAGTGGCTGGCGCCAAAGCAAGGCACCGACAGCGCACTGGCGATGGCCATGGGCCACGTGATCCTTAAAGCCTTCCACCTCGATAACCCGAGCGATTACTTTCTTAACTACTGCCGGACCTACACCGACATGCCGATGCTGGTGATACTCGAGCCGCGCGACGACGGCAGCTATACGCCGGGCCGTATGCTGCGTGCTTCCGACCTGCTTGATGGTCTTGGAGAAAGTAATAACCCGGAATGGAAAACCGTGGCCTATAACGCCGACGGCGAACTGGTGGCGCCGAACGGCTCCATCGGCTTTCGCTGGGGCGAAAAAGGCAAATGGAATCTCGAACAACGGGCAGACGGCAAAAATGTTGAGCTGAAGCTGTCGCTGCTGGATATTCGCGACAGCGTGGTGTCGGTGGGCTTCCCCTACTTTGGCGGCAACGAAAATCCGCATTTTCGCAGCGTAGCGCAGTCACCGGTGACCTTTCACCCGCTACCGACTAAACAGCTGACGCTGGCCAGTGGCGAAAGCGGCCTGGTGGTCAGCGTCTATGACCTGATTCTGGCCAACTACGGTCTGGATCGCGGGCTTGACGATGTCAATGCGGCGAAGGATTTCTCTGAGGTCAAAGCCTATACCCCGGCGTGGGCCGAGCAGATCACCGGCGTGCCGCGCCAGCATATCGAGCAGATTGCCCGCGAGTTTGCCGATACAGCGCATAAGACCCATGGCCGCTCAATGATTATCCTCGGCGCCGGGGTGAACCACTGGTACCACATGGATATGAACTACCGCGGGATGATTAATCTGCTGGTATTTTGCGGCTGCGTCGGCCAGAGCGGCGGCGGTTGGTCGCACTATGTCGGTCAGGAGAAACTGCGCCCGCAGACCGGCTGGCTGCCGCTGGCGTTCGCCCTGGACTGGAGTCGTCCCCCGCGGCAGATGAACAGTACCTCTTATTTCTACAACCACGCCAGCCAGTGGCGCTACGAAAAACTGACCGCCCAGGAGCTGCTGTCGCCGCTGGCCGACGCCAGCAAATTTAGCGGCAGCCTTATCGACTTCAACGTCCGTGCGGAACGGATGGGCTGGTTACCCTCTGCGCCACAGCTTAACGTCAACCCGCTGACCATTAAGCAGCAGGCCGAGGCCGCCGGGCTCTCCCCCGCTGAGTTCACCGTCCAGTCGTTAAAATCAGGCGATATTCGCTTTGCCGCCGAGCAGCCGGATAGCGGCAACAACCACCCGCGCAACCTGTTTATCTGGCGTTCTAACCTGCTGGGATCGTCCGGTAAGGGGCATGAGTATATGCTCAAATACCTGCTCGGGACCGACAGCGGTATTCAGGGTGATGAACTGGGTGCCAGCGATGAGGTAAAACCTGAGGAAGTCGAGTGGCAGACCGCGGCGATTGAGGGCAAACTCGATCTCCTGGTGACCCTCGATTTTCGCATGTCCAGTACCTGCCTGTTCTCCGATATTGTCCTGCCGACCGCCACCTGGTATGAAAAAGACGATATGAACACCTCAGACATGCACCCGTTTATCCATCCGCTCTCCGCCGCTGTCGACCCGGCCTGGGAGGCAAAGAGCGACTGGGAGATCTACAAGGATATCGCTAAATCCTTCTCGCAGGTCTGCGTCGGCCATCTTGGCAAAGAGACCGATGTGGTGCTGGTCCCGCTGCAGCATGATTCTCCCGGCGAACTGTCGCAGCCGTTCGAGGTGCTTGACTGGCGCAAAGGCGAATGCGATCTGATCCCCGGGAAAACCGCGCCGTCGATTGCCCTGGTGGAGCGCGACTATCCCGCCACCTGGGAACGCTTCACCTCTCTCGGCCCGTTGCTCGATAAGCTCGGCAACGGCGGGAAAGGCATTTCGTGGAATACGCAAAGCGAAGTCGATTTCCTCGGCAAGCTTAACTACGTCAAGCCAGACGGTCCGGCCAAAGGCCGTCCGCGGATCGACAGCGCTATCGATGCCAGTGAAGTCATCTTAAGCCTGGCGCCGGAAACCAACGGCCAGGTGGCGGTGAAAGCCTGGCAAGCGCTGGGAGAATTTACCGGCCGCGATCACACTCATTTGGCGCTGAATAAAGAGGATGAGAAAATCCGCTTCCGCGATATTCAGGCGCAGCCGCGCAAGATCATCTCCAGCCCAACGTGGTCTGGTCTGGAAAGCGAGCACGTCTCCTACAATGCCGGTTATACCAACGTTCACGAACTGATCCCGTGGCGTACCCTCTCCGGGCGGCAACAGCTGTATCAGGACCATCCGTGGATGCGCGCCTTCGGCGAGAGTCTGGTGGCTTATCGCCCACCGATCGATACGCGCAGCGTCAGCCAGATGAAGGCCGTGCCGCCAAACGGCTTTCCGGAAAAAGCGCTGAATTTCCTGACCCCGCACCAGAAATGGGGTATCCACTCCACCTATAGCGAAAACCTGCTGATGCTGACGCTGTCGCGCGGCGGGCCGATCGTTTGGCTTAGCGAAACCGACGCAAAAGAACTGGGGATTGAAGATAACGACTGGATCGAAGCCTTCAACGCCAACGGGGCTCTCACCGCGCGGGCGGTGGTGAGCCAGCGGGTGCCGCCGGGGATGACCATGATGTACCACGCTCAGGAACGGATTATGAATATCCCGGGTTCGGAAGTGACCGGTCGTCGCGGCGGCATTCATAACTCGGTAACCCGCGTCTGTCCGAAGCCAACGCACATGATCGGCGGCTACGCCCAGCTGGCCTATGGCTTTAACTACTACGGCACCGTCGGCTCCAACCGCGACGAGTTCATCATGATCCGCAAAATGAAGAATATTGCCTGGCTGGATGACGAAGGTCGCGATCAGGTACAGGAGGCGAAAAAATGA
- a CDS encoding TetR family transcriptional regulator, with the protein MHYLQRDARREVIMQAAMRLALRGGFAAMTVRQIAREAQVAAGQLHHHFASIGELKAQVFIRLIREMLDMPLVAEDASWRERLFSMIGSEDGRLEPYIRLWREGQVLADSDPDIKAVYLLTMNMWHAETVAIIEQGLTSGEFRSAEPAADIAWRFIALVCGLDGIYALDAQALDEAAFSRYVNKMITLELF; encoded by the coding sequence ATGCACTATTTACAACGAGATGCACGACGGGAAGTGATCATGCAGGCCGCCATGCGCCTGGCGCTGCGCGGCGGCTTTGCCGCCATGACCGTACGGCAGATCGCCCGCGAAGCCCAGGTGGCCGCCGGGCAGTTGCACCACCACTTCGCCTCCATCGGCGAGCTGAAAGCACAGGTTTTTATCCGCCTGATCCGCGAGATGCTCGATATGCCGCTGGTGGCTGAGGACGCCAGCTGGCGCGAGCGCTTGTTCTCGATGATCGGCAGCGAGGATGGCCGACTGGAACCCTACATCCGCCTGTGGCGCGAAGGCCAGGTGCTGGCCGACAGCGATCCGGACATCAAAGCGGTCTACCTGCTGACCATGAATATGTGGCATGCCGAGACCGTCGCCATCATCGAGCAGGGCCTCACCAGCGGCGAATTCCGGTCGGCTGAGCCTGCGGCGGATATCGCCTGGCGCTTTATCGCCCTGGTGTGCGGCCTCGACGGGATTTACGCGCTGGACGCACAGGCCCTGGATGAGGCGGCGTTTAGCCGTTACGTAAATAAGATGATTACGCTGGAGCTGTTTTAG
- a CDS encoding muconate cycloisomerase family protein, protein MDVGTKSYISHQEQKMTATVEQIESWIVDVPTIRPHKLSMTTMGCQSLVIVRLTRSDGICGIGEATTIGGLSYGVESPEAISSAITHYLTPLLKGQPADNLNALTTRMNSAIKGNTFAKSAIETALLDAQGKALGLPVSALLGGALQTALPVLWTLASGDTAKDIAEGEKLLAEGRHRAFKLKIGARELATDLRHTRAIVEALGDRASIRVDVNQAWDAATGAKGCRELAAMGVDLIEQPVSAHDNAALVRLSQQIETAILADEAVATAYDGYQLAQQGFTGAYALKIAKAGGPNSVLAVARVAQAAGIGLYGGTMLEGTVGTVASLHAWSTLPLQWGTEMFGPLLLKDDIVSVPLHFADGQVALPQTPGLGVELDEDKLHFYTRQP, encoded by the coding sequence ATGGATGTGGGTACAAAAAGTTATATATCTCATCAGGAACAGAAAATGACTGCCACCGTAGAACAAATCGAGAGCTGGATTGTGGATGTTCCGACCATCCGGCCGCATAAATTGTCGATGACCACCATGGGCTGCCAGTCGCTGGTGATCGTGCGCCTTACCCGTTCTGACGGCATCTGCGGCATCGGCGAGGCCACCACCATCGGGGGGCTGAGCTATGGCGTTGAGAGTCCAGAGGCCATCTCGTCGGCGATCACCCATTATCTGACGCCGCTGTTGAAAGGGCAGCCAGCCGATAACCTGAATGCGCTGACCACCCGCATGAATAGCGCCATTAAAGGCAACACCTTTGCGAAGTCCGCCATCGAAACCGCGCTGCTCGACGCCCAGGGCAAAGCCTTAGGTCTGCCGGTATCAGCCCTGCTCGGCGGCGCGCTGCAAACGGCGTTGCCGGTGCTGTGGACCTTAGCCAGCGGCGATACCGCGAAAGATATCGCTGAAGGAGAAAAACTGTTGGCCGAAGGCCGCCACCGGGCGTTCAAACTGAAGATCGGTGCGCGTGAACTCGCCACCGACCTGCGTCATACCCGCGCCATCGTTGAAGCGTTAGGCGACCGCGCCAGCATCCGTGTCGATGTCAACCAGGCCTGGGACGCCGCCACCGGCGCAAAAGGCTGCCGCGAACTGGCGGCGATGGGCGTCGATCTCATCGAACAGCCGGTCAGCGCCCACGATAATGCCGCCCTGGTGCGGTTAAGCCAGCAAATTGAAACCGCGATCCTCGCGGATGAAGCGGTCGCGACCGCTTACGATGGTTATCAGCTGGCGCAGCAGGGCTTTACCGGCGCTTACGCGCTGAAAATCGCTAAAGCCGGGGGGCCGAACAGCGTGCTGGCAGTGGCCCGCGTCGCGCAGGCCGCGGGGATTGGCCTGTACGGCGGCACCATGCTGGAAGGCACCGTAGGGACCGTTGCGTCGCTGCACGCCTGGTCGACGCTGCCGTTGCAGTGGGGTACCGAGATGTTCGGCCCGCTGTTGCTGAAAGACGATATTGTCAGCGTGCCGCTGCACTTTGCCGACGGTCAGGTGGCGCTGCCGCAAACGCCGGGCCTTGGCGTCGAGCTGGATGAAGACAAACTGCATTTTTATACCCGCCAGCCGTAG
- the kmrA gene encoding efflux MFS transporter KmrA produces MSRQWMTLMAILLVYIPVAIDATVLHVAAPTLSVALGSSGNELLWIIDIYSLVMAGMVLPMGALGDKIGFKRLLLLGSAIFGVASLCAALSPTAMTLIASRALLAVGAAMIVPATLAGIRSTFAEASQRNMALGLWAAVGSGGAAFGPLVGGILLEHFYWGSVFLINVPIVLVVIAINAKVVPRQPARREQPLNLLQALVLIAAILMLVFSAKSALKGQLALWLTALVAIGGAAMLSWFIRKQLSAARPMVDMRLFTHRIILSGVMMAMTALITLVGFELLMAQELQFVHQKTPFEAGIFMLPVMVASGFSGPIAGLLVSRLGLREVATGGMLLSAFSFLGLALTDFSTQQWLAWGLMTLLGFSVASALLASSSAIMAAAPKEKAAAAGAIETMAYELGAGLGIALFGLILTRSYSASIVLPSGLNDAMAQQAASSIGEAVSLTQTLPAGVAQALMAAAKTAFIQAHSLVLATAGILLLLLAAGIWRSLATVAKPQSAL; encoded by the coding sequence ATGTCACGGCAATGGATGACGCTGATGGCGATTTTGCTGGTTTATATTCCGGTGGCGATTGACGCTACGGTGTTGCATGTGGCCGCGCCGACCCTCAGCGTGGCGCTGGGTAGCAGCGGCAATGAGCTGTTGTGGATCATTGATATCTACTCATTAGTGATGGCCGGCATGGTGCTGCCGATGGGCGCCCTCGGCGATAAGATCGGCTTTAAGCGCCTGCTGCTGCTCGGCAGCGCCATTTTTGGCGTCGCGTCGCTGTGCGCCGCGCTGTCGCCGACGGCCATGACGCTGATTGCCTCACGTGCCCTGCTGGCGGTGGGGGCGGCGATGATCGTCCCGGCGACGCTGGCCGGGATCCGTAGCACCTTTGCCGAGGCCAGCCAGCGCAATATGGCGCTGGGGCTATGGGCAGCGGTCGGCTCGGGCGGTGCGGCTTTCGGCCCGCTGGTGGGCGGTATCCTGCTGGAGCATTTCTACTGGGGGTCGGTGTTCCTGATTAACGTGCCGATCGTGCTGGTGGTTATCGCGATTAACGCGAAAGTGGTGCCGCGCCAGCCCGCGCGCCGCGAGCAGCCGCTGAATCTGCTGCAGGCGCTCGTTTTGATTGCCGCGATCCTGATGCTGGTGTTTAGCGCGAAATCAGCGCTGAAAGGCCAGCTGGCGCTGTGGCTCACCGCACTGGTGGCGATCGGCGGGGCGGCGATGCTGAGTTGGTTTATCCGCAAGCAGCTGTCGGCCGCCCGCCCGATGGTGGATATGCGGCTATTCACCCATCGCATAATCTTAAGCGGGGTGATGATGGCGATGACGGCCCTGATTACCCTGGTCGGTTTTGAGCTACTGATGGCTCAGGAGCTGCAGTTTGTGCACCAGAAAACGCCGTTCGAGGCGGGGATATTTATGCTGCCGGTAATGGTGGCCAGCGGCTTCAGCGGCCCGATTGCCGGACTACTGGTGTCGCGGCTTGGGCTGCGCGAGGTGGCGACCGGTGGGATGTTGCTCAGCGCCTTTAGCTTTCTCGGCCTGGCGTTGACCGATTTCAGTACCCAGCAGTGGCTGGCCTGGGGGCTGATGACGCTGCTGGGCTTTAGCGTGGCCAGCGCGCTGCTGGCCTCCAGTTCCGCGATTATGGCGGCAGCGCCGAAGGAGAAAGCGGCGGCCGCCGGGGCGATTGAAACCATGGCCTATGAGCTGGGCGCCGGTCTCGGCATAGCGCTGTTCGGCCTGATCCTGACCCGCAGCTACAGCGCCTCTATTGTGCTGCCGTCTGGACTGAATGACGCCATGGCGCAGCAGGCGGCGTCATCGATTGGCGAGGCGGTGAGTCTCACCCAGACGCTGCCCGCCGGGGTGGCGCAGGCGCTGATGGCGGCGGCAAAGACGGCTTTTATTCAGGCTCACAGTCTGGTACTGGCGACGGCGGGTATATTGCTTCTGCTGCTGGCCGCCGGGATCTGGCGCAGCCTCGCCACCGTGGCGAAACCGCAGTCGGCGCTATAG
- a CDS encoding NarK family nitrate/nitrite MFS transporter → MSVQNDKDNHYLLNNWRPENKAFWENKGQAIARRNLWISVACLLLAFCVWMLFSAVAVNLNKVGFHFTTDQLFLLTALPSLSGAILRVPYSFMVPLFGGRYWTVLSTVILVVPCIWLGVAIQNITTPFWVFIIIALLCGFAGANFASSMGNISFFFPKAKQGSALGVNGGLGNLGVSVMQMVAPAVIFLPLFTFLGVHGVTQPDGSTITLSNAALVWVPLLLLATVAAWFGMNDIAGSKASIRDQLPVLKRPHMWLLSLLYLATFGSFIGFSAGFAMLAKTQFPAVDILKLAFFGPFIGALARSFGGIISDRLGGVRVTLVNFVLMALFTGLLFLTLPGSGSGSFLAFYVVFMGLFLTAGLGSGSTFQMIAVIFRQLTIDSVKQRGGSDEEAQHEAVTDTAAALGFISAIGAIGGFFIPKAFGTSLAMTGSPVGAMKVFFVFYVVCVLVTWLVYGRRKPA, encoded by the coding sequence ATGTCGGTACAGAATGATAAAGATAATCATTACCTTTTGAACAACTGGCGGCCTGAAAACAAGGCGTTCTGGGAAAATAAAGGCCAAGCCATTGCGAGAAGAAATCTATGGATATCAGTGGCCTGCTTGCTACTTGCTTTCTGCGTATGGATGCTATTCAGCGCCGTAGCGGTCAATCTCAATAAGGTTGGTTTTCATTTCACCACCGACCAGCTTTTTTTATTAACCGCCCTGCCTTCACTTTCCGGCGCGATATTACGGGTCCCCTACTCCTTTATGGTACCCCTCTTTGGCGGGCGCTACTGGACCGTATTAAGCACCGTGATTCTGGTGGTACCTTGTATTTGGTTAGGGGTGGCAATCCAGAATATTACTACTCCGTTCTGGGTATTTATTATTATTGCGCTGCTGTGCGGTTTTGCCGGCGCGAATTTTGCTTCCAGCATGGGAAATATCAGTTTCTTTTTCCCCAAAGCGAAACAGGGCAGCGCGCTGGGGGTCAACGGCGGCCTTGGCAATCTCGGCGTAAGCGTGATGCAGATGGTCGCCCCAGCGGTCATCTTCCTGCCGCTCTTCACCTTTCTCGGCGTCCATGGCGTCACCCAACCCGATGGTTCAACAATCACCCTGAGTAATGCGGCGCTCGTCTGGGTACCGCTGCTGCTGCTCGCCACCGTCGCCGCATGGTTCGGCATGAACGATATCGCCGGTTCAAAGGCCTCGATTCGCGATCAGCTTCCCGTACTCAAGCGACCGCATATGTGGCTGTTAAGCCTGCTCTATCTGGCGACGTTTGGCTCGTTTATCGGCTTTTCCGCCGGCTTTGCCATGCTGGCGAAAACCCAGTTTCCCGCCGTCGATATCCTCAAGCTCGCCTTCTTTGGACCGTTCATTGGCGCGCTGGCGCGCTCGTTCGGCGGGATCATCTCCGACCGTCTCGGCGGCGTGCGGGTGACGCTGGTTAACTTCGTCCTGATGGCGCTGTTTACCGGCCTGCTGTTTCTGACCCTGCCAGGCAGCGGCTCCGGCAGCTTTCTCGCTTTCTACGTGGTGTTTATGGGGCTCTTTTTAACCGCCGGTCTGGGAAGCGGCTCCACCTTCCAGATGATCGCCGTCATCTTCCGCCAGCTCACCATCGACAGCGTTAAACAGCGCGGCGGCAGCGATGAAGAAGCGCAGCACGAGGCGGTGACCGATACCGCTGCCGCGCTGGGCTTTATCTCGGCGATCGGCGCCATCGGCGGTTTCTTCATTCCAAAAGCCTTCGGCACCTCGTTGGCGATGACCGGCTCACCGGTTGGCGCGATGAAAGTCTTTTTTGTCTTCTATGTGGTTTGCGTGCTGGTGACCTGGCTGGTCTACGGCCGCCGTAAACCCGCATAA
- a CDS encoding IclR family transcriptional regulator domain-containing protein: protein MVVKPAQFSAPHFAQGIVICRELYAATEKDAMSDNIPNTLSARQAEHDPNFMLSLARGLEVLNAFTPQRQRLTISQLSQKTQISRAAVRRCLYTLAALGMVHSPDGRSYELLPRVLAVGHAYLAGTPLAKVAQTALDSLGKALGESCSAATLDGDNVLYIARAAVNNLLSIDLGRGSRLPAWATSMGRVLLSALPEEQLEVTLSRATLIRYTPHTLCDLSGLRAEIARVRMQGYALADRQIEVGLCSLAVPVLSRHGQVVAALNVGVPAATVSAAALKEKALAPLRRAAMDLSLQL from the coding sequence GTGGTGGTAAAACCGGCACAATTCAGCGCGCCCCATTTTGCGCAAGGTATAGTGATCTGCCGTGAGCTTTACGCTGCAACGGAGAAGGATGCGATGAGCGACAATATCCCCAATACGCTGAGCGCCAGGCAGGCCGAGCACGACCCTAACTTTATGCTGTCTCTGGCCCGCGGGCTGGAGGTCCTTAATGCCTTCACCCCCCAGCGTCAGCGGCTGACCATTTCTCAGCTCAGCCAGAAAACGCAAATCTCGCGTGCGGCGGTACGCCGCTGTTTGTATACCCTCGCCGCGCTGGGCATGGTGCACAGTCCGGATGGCCGCAGCTATGAACTGCTCCCCCGGGTGCTGGCCGTCGGCCACGCCTATCTGGCCGGCACGCCGCTGGCCAAGGTGGCGCAGACGGCGCTGGATAGTCTTGGCAAAGCGCTCGGCGAATCCTGTTCGGCGGCGACGCTCGACGGGGATAACGTGCTCTATATTGCCCGCGCGGCGGTCAATAATTTACTGAGTATCGATCTGGGGCGCGGCAGCCGCCTGCCGGCGTGGGCCACGTCGATGGGGCGGGTGCTGCTGAGCGCGCTGCCGGAGGAACAGCTGGAAGTGACGTTGTCACGAGCTACGCTTATTCGCTACACTCCGCATACCCTGTGCGATTTGTCCGGTTTACGTGCAGAGATCGCCCGGGTGCGCATGCAGGGCTATGCCCTCGCCGACCGGCAGATCGAAGTGGGGTTGTGCTCGCTGGCGGTACCCGTCCTGTCGCGTCACGGTCAGGTGGTGGCCGCTCTGAATGTCGGGGTTCCCGCCGCGACGGTTAGCGCCGCGGCGTTAAAAGAGAAGGCCCTCGCCCCGCTACGGCGCGCGGCGATGGATCTGTCGCTGCAGCTATAG
- the catC gene encoding muconolactone Delta-isomerase yields the protein MLFKVDMTVNIPPGFPAAEAEEIKQREKAYSQQLQREGKWRHIWRVAGLYANVSIFDVKDAEELHQILMGLPLYPFMAIKVEALCRHPSSIRDDDR from the coding sequence ATGTTATTTAAAGTGGATATGACCGTCAATATTCCGCCTGGCTTTCCCGCCGCCGAGGCGGAGGAAATAAAACAACGCGAAAAAGCCTATTCGCAACAATTACAGCGGGAAGGCAAATGGCGACATATCTGGCGCGTTGCCGGCCTTTATGCCAATGTCAGTATTTTCGATGTTAAAGATGCCGAAGAATTGCATCAAATATTAATGGGGTTGCCGCTCTATCCCTTTATGGCGATAAAAGTGGAAGCCCTCTGTCGTCATCCGTCATCAATTCGCGATGACGATCGCTAA
- the catA gene encoding catechol 1,2-dioxygenase — translation MSNVFVQQPAIQKLLRDSAGLDVAGGDERFKTIVHRLLENICTLIDDYNVTEEEFWHAVNYLHELGGRQEAALLAAGLGLEHFLDLRQDAIDAAAHREIGTPRTIEGPLYVANAPLAEGHDRMDDGADAGEVMWLHGEVKDTEGRPVANAIVDIWHANTLGNYSFFDPSQSEYNLRRRIRTGADGRYSVRSIMPSGYGCPPDGPTQKLLDRLGRHGNRPAHIHFFVSAPGHKHLTSQINLNGDKYLWDDFAFATRDGLIADPVKVTDREIIAQRNLEGEHTEVCFDFTLCKALSADEEQRGTRLRAKE, via the coding sequence ATGAGTAATGTATTCGTACAACAACCTGCTATTCAGAAATTATTACGCGACAGTGCCGGATTAGATGTTGCCGGCGGCGATGAACGTTTTAAGACGATTGTTCATCGTCTGCTGGAAAATATCTGCACGCTCATCGACGACTATAACGTTACGGAAGAGGAGTTCTGGCACGCGGTAAACTATTTGCACGAGCTGGGCGGGCGCCAGGAGGCGGCGCTGCTGGCGGCGGGTCTGGGACTGGAGCATTTCCTCGATCTGCGCCAGGACGCCATCGACGCGGCAGCGCATCGGGAAATCGGCACTCCACGCACCATTGAAGGGCCGCTGTACGTGGCTAACGCGCCGCTGGCCGAGGGCCACGACCGCATGGATGACGGCGCCGACGCCGGAGAAGTGATGTGGCTGCACGGCGAAGTCAAAGACACCGAAGGCCGGCCAGTGGCCAACGCTATTGTTGATATCTGGCACGCCAATACCCTCGGAAATTATTCCTTCTTTGACCCAAGCCAGAGTGAGTATAACCTGCGCCGGCGGATCCGCACCGGCGCCGATGGCCGCTACAGCGTGCGTAGCATCATGCCTTCCGGCTACGGCTGCCCGCCGGATGGCCCAACCCAGAAACTGCTGGACAGACTGGGCCGCCACGGCAACCGTCCGGCGCACATTCACTTTTTCGTCTCCGCGCCGGGTCATAAACATCTGACCAGCCAGATTAACCTCAATGGCGATAAATACCTGTGGGACGATTTTGCCTTTGCCACCCGCGACGGCCTGATTGCCGATCCGGTAAAAGTGACCGACCGCGAGATCATCGCGCAGCGCAATCTTGAGGGAGAGCACACCGAGGTTTGTTTTGATTTCACCCTGTGTAAAGCGCTGAGCGCCGACGAAGAGCAGCGCGGTACTCGCCTGCGCGCCAAAGAGTAA